One window of the Vigna radiata var. radiata cultivar VC1973A chromosome 1, Vradiata_ver6, whole genome shotgun sequence genome contains the following:
- the LOC106758033 gene encoding cytochrome P450 81E8-like, which yields MALLYYGLVIVVFVYSLKVLFGSRKLRNLPPGPFAYPIVGNLLQLQQPFHRYFTRLSKKHGKVFSLWFGNRLVIVASDLPVVQECFTKNDTVLANRPHFLLGKHISYNNSTILHSCYGEHWRHLRRILSLEVVSTHRLNASYDIRRDELTKLLQKLARISRNDFTKVDLKSMVMETSLNTMMRLVSGKRFYGDDCDVSDVEKAKEFRGILREMVSLAGVNNRGDFLPFMRWFDLDNLEKRLKNIGKRIDAFLQSLIDEIRASNKTTNTMISQLLVQQRTQPEQYSDQIIKGLCMSMLLAGTDTSALTLEWGMANLLNHPEVLKRAKEELDTHVGSDHLVEESDMSKLPYVLNIFFETIRLHPAAPLWSPHMSSEDCTIGGYNLPKNTILLVNAWSIHHDPTLWKNPYEFRPERFEKECDSSKLLSFGLGRRSCPGNNLAQRSVGLALASLIQCFEWQRIGKEDIDMTEAKGITISRQNPLEVMCKARQIPAVTDLY from the exons ATGGCTCTGTTATATTATGGTTTGGTGATAGTAGTTTTTGTGTATTCTCTTAAGGTGTTGTTTGGATctagaaaattaagaaaccttccTCCAGGGCCTTTTGCTTACCCTATAGTAGGAAACCTCTTGCAACTTCAACAGCCTTTTCACCGTTATTTCACTCGATTGTCCAAAAAACATGGCAAAGTCTTCTCTCTATGGTTCGGCAACCGTCTCGTTATAGTTGCTTCTGACCTACCCGTGGTGCAAGAATGCTTCACCAAAAACGACACCGTCTTGGCTAACCGACCCCACTTTCTCCTTGGCAAACACATCAGTTACAACAACAGCACCATCCTTCACTCCTGTTACGGTGAACATTGGCGCCATCTCCGCCGCATCTTGTCCCTCGAGGTTGTCTCAACACACCGTTTGAATGCCTCCTACGATATCCGACGAGACGAACTCACCAAACTCTTGCAGAAACTTGCTCGCATCTCGCGCAACGACTTCACTAAAGTCGATCTCAAATCCAT GGTCATGGAAACGTCACTTAATACTATGATGAGGCTCGTGTCCGGAAAGAGATTCTACGGTGATGACTGTGATGTGAGTGATGTGGAGAAGGCCAAAGAATTTAGAGGCATCCTTAGAGAAATGGTGTCATTAGCAGGAGTAAACAACCGTGGAGATTTCTTGCCTTTCATGAGGTGGTTTGATTTAGATAATTTGGAGAAGAGGCTAAAGAATATTGGAAAGAGAATCGATGCATTCTTACAATCACTCATTGACGAAATCCGTGCTTCAAATAAGACTACCAATACTATGATATCTCAGCTCTTAGTTCAGCAACGAACACAACCTGAACAATACAGCGATCAAATTATCAAAGGACTTTGCATG AGTATGTTACTTGCAGGAACAGATACGTCAGCTTTGACTTTAGAATGGGGAATGGCTAATTTATTGAACCATCCAGAAGTTTTAAAGAGAGCAAAAGAAGAGCTAGACACTCATGTGGGATCAGATCATCTGGTAGAAGAATCAGATATGTCAAAACTTCCTTATGTTCTAAACATCTTTTTCGAGACGATAAGATTGCATCCTGCTGCTCCACTTTGGTCACCACATATGTCTTCAGAAGATTGTACCATCGGAGGATATAATCTCCCAAAGAACACAATTTTGTTGGTTAATGCATGGTCCATTCATCACGATCCAACTTTGTGGAAGAACCCATATGAATTTAGGCCTGAAAGGTTTGAGAAGGAATGTGACTCAAGCAAATTGCTTTCATTTGGATTAGGGAGGAGGTCTTGTCCTGGAAACAACTTGGCTCAACGTTCTGTGGGATTAGCTTTGGCTTCATTGATTCAATGTTTTGAGTGGCAACGAATTGGTAAGGAAGACATTGATATGACTGAAGCAAAGGGAATCACTATATCAAGGCAAAACCCATTGGAAGTTATGTGCAAAGCTCGTCAAATCCCAGCTGTNACGGATCTGTATTGA
- the LOC106758043 gene encoding uncharacterized protein LOC106758043 produces the protein MAEEEAPRRRTLADVTTVVGPHHFNSIARRRVNATNMEVKPALIQLVKSNQFNGLSHENPYEHLTTFNEICNTVKINGVPDKAIKLSLFPFSLGGNAKLWLNSFPENSFTRWEDVKSKFLNKYFPQSKINKGLSSQTKLMLDASAGGNIERKTIEEAYELIENMTANDNEMHNERGNLLQQKGILKFLTEDALLAQNKLITQQLENLTKTISQLPEELKNVSQGNFNQGNYNQGWKNHPSIGQSQNGQAGQAGGQFNRPQQPPPIWQQVSTYTEKVSSFKEKLDKFMKVYESKVKSDEATFRDMHMQIDHLAKRVEEKEKYQFGANTKVNPREDCKVVWQKREERKYERFREIFNQMEITILLTEALQQIPVYARRIKHYLGEKIDLDEKATEEQEGCNDSLKKEHPPKVKDSGSFTIPYAIGSVKIGKTLRNLGSSINLMPLSMMKKIDGLTLKPTKISLIMADGSPKKPYGVMEDVVIRIERLDFLVDFVVIEMKEDDKI, from the exons ATGGCTGAGGAGGAAGCTCCTAGGAGACGTACTCTGGCAGATGTTACTACAGTTGTTGGCCCTCATCACTTCAACAGTATTGCAAGACGTAGGGTTAATGCTACAAATATGGAGGTCAAACCTGCATTGATTCAATTGGTGAaaagcaaccaattcaatggactgtctcatgaaaatccatatgaacATTTGACTACATTCAAtgaaatttgcaacacggtGAAGATCAATGGTGTGCCAGATAAAGCtatcaaacttagtttgtttcctttctcattgggaggaaATGCTAAGCtatggttgaattcttttccGGAGAATAGCTTTACCAGATGGGAGGACGTGAAGTCAAAATTTTTGAACAAGTACTTCCCCCAgtctaaaatcaacaaag gtcttaGCTCTCAGACAAAGCTTatgctagatgcctcagctggaggtaatATAGAGAGAAAGACTATTGAGGAGGCTTATGAATTGATAGAGAATATGACAGCCAATGACAATGAGATGCACAATGAAAGAGGAAATCTTCTTCAACAAAAGGGAATTCTCAAATTTCTAACTGAAGATGCCTTGCTTGCTCAGAACAAACTTATAACTCAACAGTTGGAGAATTTGACAAAGACAATTTCTCAACTACCTGAAGAACTGAAGAATGTTTCACAG GGTAATTTCAATCAAGGTAATTACAatcaaggttggaaaaatcacccaAGCATTGGGCAAAGTCAGAATGGTCAAGCTGGACAAGCAGGAGGTCAATTCAACAGACCACAACAGCCACCACCAATATGGCAACAAGTATCTACTTATACTGAAAAAGTTAGTAGTTTTAAGGAGAAGTTGGACAAATTTATGAAGGTGTATGAATCCAAAGTTAAAAGTGATGAAGCTACTTTCAGAGATATGCATATGCAGATTGACCATTTAGCCAAAAGGGTGGAGGAAAAGGAGAAATATCAATTTGGGGCTAATACCAAGGTTAATCCTAGAGAAGATTGTAAGGTTGTG TggcaaaagagagaagagagaaagtaTGAGCGctttagagaaatcttcaatcaaaTGGAGATTACTATACTGTTGACTGAAGCACTTCAACAAATTCCTGTTTATGCAAGACGTATAAAGCATTATCTTGGAGAAAAGATAGATCTTGATGAGAAAGCTACTGAGGAACAGGAAGGTTGCAATGACTCTTTGAAGAAAGAACACCCTCCAAAAGTAAAGGATTCAGGAAGTTTTACCATTCCTTACGCCATTGGGAGTGTGAAGATAGGGAAAACCTTACGTAATTTAGGGTCAAGTATTAACttgatgcccctatctatgATGAAGAAGATTGATGGTCTTACATTGAAGCCGACAAAGATTTCCTTGATCATGGCGGATGGATCACCAAAGAAACCTTATGGTGTGATGGAGGATGTTGTGATTCGCATTGAAAGGCTTGATTTCCTTGTTGACTTTGTGGTGATAGAGATGAAGGAGGATGACAAGATCTGA